The Strix aluco isolate bStrAlu1 chromosome 21, bStrAlu1.hap1, whole genome shotgun sequence sequence TTCACGGCCAACCACGCCTCCATCTGGGTCACCGTCCTGCTGACCGTGGACCGTTACGTGGCCCTGTGCCACCCGCTGCGGTACCGCGCCGTCTCCTACCCCCGGCGCACCCGCAAGATCATCGCAGCCATCTTCGCCGTGGCGCTGGCCACGGGCATCCCTTTCTACTGGTGGCTGGACGTGTGGCGTGATGCCGACCCCCCCACCGCCCTGGACATGGTGCTCAAGTGGGTTCACTGCGTCACTATCTACTTCTTGCCCTGCAGCATCTTCCTGGCCACCAACTCCATCATCATCCTCAAGCTGAAGCGGCGGAAGCGCTCGGGGGGCAGCCAACCCCGCCTGAGCAAGACCACGGCCCTTCTCTTGGCCGTCACCACCGTCTTCGTCGTGCTCTGGGCTCCCCGGACCATTGTCATGATCTGCCACCTCTACGTGGCCTCGGTCAAGAGGGACTGGCGCGTGCACTTGGCCTTGGACATCGCCAACATGGTGGCCATGCTCAACACCACCCTCAACTTCTTCCTCTACTGCTTTGTCAGCCAGACCTTCCGCCGCGCCGTGGGCGAGGTGCTCCGGGCCCACCTCCGGCAcggcccccgccccggcagcACCCGCTTCCCGGCGGCCCTGAAGCCTCTGGAGCTGCTGGCCGGCACAGCCCTCTGAGCCGGTGCTCGGCCGGGGGTCCCGGGGCTCacccagccccctgcaccccaccgGGACCCGGTGAGACCCTGCCCTGGGGACGCTGCCCCCCCCACGATGGCCGCTTCTCCGCGGCGCTGGGGGTTCCCGCGGGTGCTGGTGCCCGGCCGACTCGTTGCGCTTCTTTGGGGACCTCGGGCTGCCCTGTCTGGTGTCAGCACCCCCTTACACCCCAGGGACCCCTGTCCGTGCTCATCCCCTCGGGTCACGCAGCATTCAACCCCCCCAGGAAGCAGCCGTGGGGCAGCCAGGACGTGCCCCCTCCATGGCAGGAGCTGCCGCCTGCCCCACGTGTGCCCCCCTGGGTTGGGCTTCTCTCCAGCCCCACGGCTGGGGGGTTCAGGGGGCTCCCACGGCCACGCTCTCAGCTGCTCTCCTGCACCGAACCGACGCACCGAAGGTCCCGGGGGCCCCAGCGGTCCCGGCTGTCCCGTGGTAGGGGGGTGACGGGTGCAGGTGAGCTCCTGCGGGTCCCGGCAAGGCCGCGGTGCCCGCTGGGTGCCGGCGGGACGGTTCTTCCTCCATAAACCACCACGCTGAGACCAAAACTCTGCCTGGGTCCAGCTCCCTGCCAGCGGCTGGGACTGGGGTCCCCCTGCACACCCCGGTGCTCCTGCCCTGGCAgccggggggtgcggggagggAGAATCCACAGGGTCCGGTGTCCCCAGGCTGCGGGGCACGGGCACCCCGGGCGCACCCCAGCTCCAGGCTCTGCAGgaaccagccccccccccacacacacacacaccccccgttATTCACCCAGAGCCACCCCGCAAAGCTGCGGCACCCCGGGCGCaccccagcatctcccaccagctGCAAGGTAGGGGGTTCAATATGCCCCCCCCTGCCTTCCCCGCCTCGAGTGCACCCAGCCCTCCCAGTTACACCAGTGCCAAGCCCTGCTGTGCcagcctgcctgtccccagctgcCACCAGAGGGCAGGGACGGGACACCCTGCAGAgctggcacccccagccccccacacCAGCCCTGCCCATCCCGCTCCCCACCCGAATTCCCCTGTAAGGCCCTTGGCgtaaccgcccccccccccccccccccccccagacagaCCAGCCTTTCCGCTCTAATTCCCCAGAGACCGAGGTGGGGGGGGTGTTCCCGGGGGGATTTGGGGTGTCCCAGGCACTAAGACCTTCCTGCCCACCCCACCGAGCCATGCCCAGCACTGGGGTGCAATGAGGTGCAGCGTTTCCCCCCTGGATGACCcctgaatccccccccccccgcctctccccgaGGACgtggggctgcccagcaccagcgcgtgccagcgcaggatccggctCTGCCCGTTTTCCCGGTGCCGGGGTTGAAGCCGGCCGTGGCGGCGCGGGTGGTACCTGGGAGGTGCTCGCTCCATTAATTCCGGCATGTGAGGAGAGCAGGACTGGGAAGAGATTAGATATTAACCGGGCCAGCGCCTCCCACCCGCGGGCAACCATCCCTGGGGGCTTCCAGGGCCGGATCCCACCCCGGGGCCCTTCGCCAGGGCTGGAGGGGCCACGGGCAAGGGGGGCTCGGCTGGCAAGGGCAGCGTTTGGCAGGCGCTGCGGCCCCGCTCGCGGCAGGCTGGGGCTACCGCCGGCCCCCCCTCGCTTATTTACTTGGAGAGGGAGGTGGAAATGTGCTGACCGCGTCCGCCGAGGGGCTCCGGTCTGGGCAAAACCGGCTCCGGTGGAAAacagctccccagccccaggcCTGAGCGGCGGCAGCGGGGAGGGCGAGCGGGGCACCCCCGGCTCCAGGTCCGGCTGTCGCCGTGTCGAGGCGAGCCGCCGCGGAGCCGGGGCTCAGTCGGCCGTGCCAGCCGTGCCAGCCGTGCCAGCCACGCCGacgcccggccctgcggctcccTCGGAAAGGTAAGCCTGGAAAAAATGTGCCCGGCGTGCCGATGTTTTCGGAGGGAGCCTGGCCTGGGTCCCGCTGCCGTGCCGAGCTGCGTCCCAGCCCTTCACTGAGGCTGCTGCGCCGGAGGAACCGGCTCTGCCCGTGGTCCCCAGCCCAGCCGGGGCACCGGGGAACCGGGGCCGGGCTCTGCCCTCACCGAAAAGGCCACATGCCCGGCACCGACTGCCCCGGCACATGGCCACAGGAGGGGACCGAGGGCAACCAGTCCCTCGCAGCCCACGGTTGGTCGCTGCAAGGCAGCTGGCACGTGGTGGCATCACACCCCACCCACGCCGTGGCCGCCTCCCTGGTGGGGTGTTTGTGTAGGACCTACAAAAACCCCAGGGGTGCGCAGCAAAGGCTGGAAAGCCAGGAAAGTCCCCACAGGAAAGGGGTAGGAAATCACCTACCgtggcggggggggcggggggaaacaCGAGGGTGAAAACTGTGGGGCAGCCTCGGCGGGATGGATGCCCGCCAGTGGCCCCACGGCGAGCCGGGGGGGGGGTCGCGGGGGGCCGGTGCTGAGTCAGCAGGCGGGAAACCCGCCGGCCCCGTGCGGCGGAAGGAAGCAGCCGGCAGGAAGCCGCGTGCAGCGCGGCCTCTCCGCGGCTCGGGCCGGGGTCAGCGCCGGCGCGGGGGTGACCGGGGCAGCCGGTTCTGATTATCCAAGGCTGAGCCTTTGCCGGAGCGTCCTGCGAGGCTGAACCCCGGACTcccaggggaaactgaggcacaggaggCCACCGCAGAGCCCCTGGGCCCGTGGCACCCTGCCTCGGCGCCCGGGCGAGAGCACACGCGTGCGCACGTGCCCCGGCAGGGAGGGACGATCCTCCCCCAAAGGCTGTTCTGAAGCCAAACGCTTTTTAGGAAGAAGAAGGGCAGGAGGGTGGGTGGCCCCAGCGCCGGAGGGACGGCGGCAGCGGGtgcagcacccagcccagccacGCCGTCGCCTTCCCGCGGGTGCTGCCAGCTCCGGCTCTGCCGCCCTTTCTCTTCGGATTGTTTTTATCCCGGCCCGGGGTTGGGGGAGGATCCGCCGGAGGCGCGTTGAACTTTCGGCTGCATCCTTCACCCTCTTGCTTCACCCTCCCAAAATAGCAGCGTCTGCCCGGAAACCGGGTCCCCCGGGGCACCCCGAGGCTCTGGGGGCTCGTCCCCAGCCCCAGGCCCCAGGGATGACTGCGGGGTGCCCACGCCCAGCTCCAGGGCACACGGCCACCCTCGCCGGGACAGGGACCACCGGGCCCCATCGGTTGCCCCCAGCCGGGGCCACCCTGGGCCCCCTCGCTGAAAAGGGCTTTTCTGGGGCCCTGCTGCCCTGCCAAGGGCTCCGGCTTTAGCCGTCAGCTGACATTCCTCCGGGAGGCCCCTCCGGGCCTGCGCCTCGGGGCTGCCCGGCGGGAGCCGCTGTACCCTGACACGCCGGAGCCCCCCGCTCCTGGCTCCCACCCAGGAGCCCACCCACCGGCCCGCTACCAAGAGGAGGTCGGTGCAAGGCCCCGTGGGGGGTGatgctgccccagcacagcccccctaCTCCGTCCCCCACGGTCGCCCCGAGCTCACCGGGCTGACCCAGCTCTTCTGGGCTGAGACCCCACAGACTCATTCCACTGATGGCCAGGTGGGCTCCCGTGCCGATCCTCACCCCGCtccaccgcccccccgccccatcccggTCTCTGACCCCCGTTCCCGCACGCacccccccgacacccccccccccccagccccctgtgcCCCCGGGGCAGGTACCCCCCGCCCGGTGCGGGACCCCGGCCCCGCTCGGTCCCGCGGTAGCGGGGCAGGTCCTGGCCGGCCCCGGGCGCGCTCCCGGGGCAGAGCCGCACCtcggggaggggccggggccgggcaggcgCGTAcggtgcggcgggaccggggCTCGCCcgccggcacggcacggcacggcacggagCGAGGGGGGCGGCCGGGTACCGGAGCCggtgagcggggctggggcgggggggggacaccgggAACCGTAACGGCAACGGGTCGGGAGCCGGGACCCGGCCGCCCCCGCGGGCTCCCCTGGCTGGAGAGTTGGGGGCGGCTCTGGGCAAGTTTGGGGTCCGGTACCGGTCGGGAGGGCCGGGGAACAGGGCCGGGGGTGCGGGGAGGTGCGTGGGGACCGGGCCGGGGGTGCGGGGGAACCGGGCCGGAGccccccggggaggggcggggaagggggggggcggccgggccgggcgcggtgCAGCCGGTAGGAcccgcggtggggggggggcgggctcGGTGCCAGCGCGGTGCCcggggggtccctgtccccatcccggagccgcagccccgggggtggGTCGGGGGCTGCCCGGGCTtcgggggagcggggaggggggggtgtcccgCTCCCACCTGGGGTCACCTTGCCGGGTCCTGCCGGCTGCCCCCccagcagtggggctgcagcTTCCTCAGTGCCTCCTCTTCCCCGTGCGCTCCCCGGGGGGGCAGGagtggggacagggacccccccgTGCCatggccgtgccgtgccgtgccaggctGCGGCTGCCTGCGTGCCAGCGGCCGGCAGCACCGGACACGGGACCTGCGCTGGGTCGGTGCCCGGAGCTGGAGGGGGGAAGTGGGACAGGAGAAGTGGAAAGGGGAACGCGCTGGCACGCAGGGACAAGCCGAGGGGACAACCCTGTCCCCGGGTGTCACCCCTGCCATCCACCCCGGGCCCGCAGTCAGTGCTCCTGGCACCGGAGGAAGGGATTGGCACAGCCCCGGAGCCAGCCGCGCTCCGAGAAATCCCACATCAGGAGGGAGCGTGTGGGGCACagaggggctgagccccccccggcCTCCAGGCACGGAGCTACCGGGGGGACGCGTGGCTGCCCGGTCCCATCTGGGGCTGCTTTGGGCCGCGCTGGGGTGGACTCGGCTGTGCCGGCACGGACGGGGCTCACCGGGACACCCTCGGGCGGGTGGGATCCCCAACCGGGGTGCTCCGAGCCCCGGAGCTGAGccacggccccgctccccccgttCCTAACACCCTCTCTGTCCCGCAGGCTCCCTGGACGGCCCGCTCGGCGCCCGCACCGCGGTGCAGGATGGGTGCTGCGGCGGTGCCGCCGGTGGCCGCCGGcgtgctgctggccctgctccccGTGGCCGGCGGGCAGAGCACCCCTCCCTCCGGCTGCGGCAAGGACCTCTCCTCCCTCTACTACAACCTCTGCGACGTCTCGGCGGCCTGGGGCATCGTGCTGGAGGCCGTGGCCAGCCTCGGTGTGGTGACCAGCTTTGTGCTCACCATCGTCCTGGTGGCCAGCCTGCCCTTCGTGCAGGACCCCCAGAAGAAAAGCCTGGTGGCCacacaggttttctttcttctgggcACCTTCGGGCTCTTCTGCCTGACGTTTGACTTCATCGTGGGGCCGGATTTCTCCACCTGCACCTCCCGCCGCTTCCTCTTCGGCGTCCTCTTCGGCATCtgcttctcctgcctgctggcGCACGCCGTGGCCCTCAACTTCTTGGCGCGGAAGAACCGGGGCCCACGGGGCTGGGTGACGCTGGCGGTGGCCCTGCTCCTCGCCTTGGTGGAGGTCATCATCAACGCCGAGTGGCTCATCATCACGGTggcgcggcgggagggcggcTCGCCGGACCCTTGCCAGCTGGCGGACGCTGACTTCGTCATGGCGCTCATCTACGTCATGTTCCTGCTGGTGGCCGCCTTCGGCACTGCCTGGCCCGTCCTCTGCGGCCGCTACGGCCGCTGGCACAAGCACAGCGCCTTCATCCTGGCCACCACCGGCCTCTCCGTGGCCATCTGGGTGGCATGGACGGCCATGTACCTCTACGGGAACCAGCGGGCAGGCGAGAAGCCCGGCTGGGATGACCCCACGTTGGCCATCGCGCTGGTGTCCAACGCCtgcgccttcctcctcctctacGTCATCCCCGAGGTGACACACGTGACGCGGCAGGGCCCCGAGCAGGCCTTCGAGGACGACATCTACCCCACGCGCGGGGTGGGCTACGAGACCATCCTCAAGGAGCAGAAGTCGCAGAGCATGTTTGTGGAGAACAAAGCCTTCTCCATGGACGAGCCCTCCTTCGGTAGGCACTGGGGCTCCCCCGGGGACCCTCTTGCCCCacggcggggctggcggcgggcaCCGGGGGCTGGCGACGAGACGTCTGGTCGCGACCCGCCCGGGATTGACTCTTGCTGTTGTTGTGGCTCCTAAAAACTCGCTGGGCTGGGTCTACCAGTTTGGGCTGAGCTCAGCGGTGGCAGGGGTGCTCCCTCCCCGGCGTGGGGTGCCCACGGCTCCTGGCCCTCCGCCCCGGGGAACCGCTCCACCACGTTTCTTCCTAATAGGGGAAGCGTTGCCACCGCGGTGGCCCTCGTGAGACCCTACAATAACACGGGGCGGTGTCAGCTGCCTCGATGGGGACCGAAGGTGGCTGCACCCACGGGGCAGGGTGGGTGCTCCCGAGCGGCACCCACACCACCTTCCCCACagaccctacaataacaaaccccggccgggccggggctgtgCCGGGAGCACAGGTGATGCAAACTCCGGGGGACACCCCTGGGAAAGGCGCAGAGCAGCCAGCTGCTGAGTCAGCTCATTAAGCTAACGAGGACTGGCTCCCCAGTGGGGTGAGGGTGGCTCTGAGAGCACCCCCCCTCCTCTCTTCAGTGTCCTGTCTCTTTACAGCCAAGAAGCCGGTGTCCCCGTACAGCGGCTACAACGGGCAACTGCTGACCAGTGTCTACCAGCCCACCGAGATGGCTCTGATGCACAAGGGGCCGGTAAGTGTGACGCCGCGCAGCACCGATGGCCAGCTGGGCTCTGCGGAGGTGGCCACATCCTGGCCGGTGGACGGGCTGTCAACCAGAGATGGGGGCTATGATGTGGGGCAGCTCGGGGGGGGGCTCCACAGCCCCCACATCCCAAGAATTGCTGCAACAGGGTGCTGGAGGGGGGTCACCCCGCGGGATTGGGGGTGCTCCTGGTGcagctcccccctcctctcccccgcAGAGCGACAGTCCCTACGACGTGATCCTGCCCCGCGCCTCCACCTCCAGCCCGGCGGCCGGCAGCGCCAGCTCCACGCTGCGAGCCGAGGACGCCTTCGCGGCGCAGGCCCGGCACGCCGGCGCCCAGCGGGACGGCAGGAGCTGCCAGGTGGGTTAATGTGCAacgcggcgggcgggggagcgggCACTGCGGTCCAGCCCGCGGCCGGGGGCAAAGTCTGTCCCTGCCCCAGCGTCTCCCGTGGGAGAGCAGCGGCAGGGATGGCTCTGCCCCGCACCCCAGCGTGGCCGCACCCCCCCGCCGGTGCCAAGGTCGTGCCACGCCACGCCACGGCCGTCCCGCTCTGCCCACAGGTGCAGTCCCCATACGGCAGGAACCGGTGGTGAAGCCCCCGCCGTGGCACGGGTCCCGTGGCGCCGGCACAGCCGCGGCCCCGCCGTCCCGCTCCCGAGGTCTCACcgagcctcctcctgccccaccacaTACGTCCCACCCCGGCCGGTGGCCGGAGCCGGTTCCTGCGCGGGGGATGCCCGGACACGGTGCCGGAGCCAGCGCTCCTGCCTGCCCGTCCCACCTGGCCACGGCACCCGcaagctgccagctctgcccggAGGACCCCCGCATCGCTGCTGCTGTCCCTGCCGCAAGGACCGGCTCCCACAGGGCCACCCCGAGTTGTCCCCTCGCTGCCTTCGTGACGCACAGACACCCCGTGTcatccccccccaaccccccaggCCAGGGACCATCCGTCACCGAGCCCCCCGGTTCCACGCTGACCCTCGCCAGCCCCAGGGACGTCGCAGACCCCAAGCTGACACCGTCCCGCTGCAGGGCACGAGGTGACACGAAGCTCCCCCCAGCTCTGGCTcctgctgtgcctcagtttccctgttgCTGGGGAACAGGGTGGGGGGGCTGCTCAGGGTCCAGGGGATCAGTGCCTTGCTGGGGCTGGGCACACGGCCCCCCCGCGGCTCCGCCGCCTTCTTGGTGCCTTCCCCCCTCGGGGATccctcctggggagcagggagggagctgggccCCTCGCCCTCCTCGTGgctttctctgttgttttccctcttccccctttttttcaggTCAGCCCCAATAAAGGTGGTTTTTTCCTACGCGGGGCTGTAGCAGGCGACCCATGATGGGGAGGGGGCACCCAGCCACCCCACCGGCTGCTCCCCCACCCCCTGACCCCTCCGCAGCCACAGGCTACCACAGTGCCGGTGGGCTCAGCCTCACGTCCCCCATCCTGGGGGGCAACAGGGAGCAAGGGGGAGTCAGGGCAGGGTcctcagcatcccccagcccccccacggCAGTACAGGCCGGGGCCAGGAGCACAGATGGAGCCGCCGGGCCGGGAGCCGGCAGCTTTGGCAGGACGGGCAGCACCGGACCGGCTGCCCGTGGGCAGATGGGCTGCCTGGCGGGAAACGGCGCGGAGGACGTGCCAAGGTCGGGGGTGGTTTCTCCTGCTCAGATTGCCTTTCCCCTCCACAGTGATTTCTCTGGCCCGGGCAGGAAGCCTGCGGCTGCGGCCAACAGTGCCATGAATTATTCAGGGCCTGAAATGGCTCCGTGGGGGCAGGCGGGTGACCTGGTCTCCTTGAGCCAGAGCCGGGCAGGCGGCGGTGGGGCTGCCCACGGCTGCAGGCGCGAGGGCCGGGCGCAGCCACGGTGTCCCCACGAGCAAGAGTTTGGCAAACGCCATGTCCTGGCCATGCCCTCGCCACCGGGGACGCGGCAGGGCAGGCGCAGCCCCCCCCAAAAGGCCGGGGACGGCCGCAGGACCGGGCTGTTTGCAGCAAGAGCCGGCCGTGCCCCCTCCGCGGGGCTGCGCTGCGTCACCCGTGTTTACCTGACGCCAGCGGGGACATCTCCAAGCAGCACCAGGCACTCAAAGTCCCCAGGGCTGGCGTCACCGCGGCAAtgccctcctccctgctgctggcacGGCACGGTGGGGCCCCCACcgtgtgccccccacccccaaaagcGCGTCCACCTGCAAACCTGGCGCCAGCCACGGCCTTCCTGGCGTGCAAGGAAGGAGGTGACAGCCGCAGGGACAGCAGAGTCACCcgaaaaaaaaggagtaaaaaccTCTGTCCCCAGTCAGCTCTGGCAGGGGACACCGGAGCTGCCGCTGGCTCCGCTCCCCGCGCGTGGCCCCAGCCCCTCCGGAAGCCCAAAATCCCACCGGCTGCCGGCAGCGCCAGGGCCGGCCCCGCTCCAACAGGCAACGCTTTGTGCCGCCGAACAGCCCTGCCTTTGTCCTGCACAGGTGAAGCCACCACAGCAGCCCCACGGGCAAACACAGGCTGGGCTAGGCCAATGGTagccccccaaatccctcctctgggagctggggggctgctggcccaGGAAGGAGGGGGTGTGCCAGGTCTGGATCGCGTGGTTCAGCCCAGTGTcggtgtggggggctgtggcagCGAGGGCACCGCGGGCACCACGCCCTGGGAGATCTGGCAGGGCCGTGGGCTGGGGGGTGACGCTGAGGGCAGGGGACTAAGGGCTCACGCAACGTCCCCGAGTGGCAACGACAAAGTGACACCGAGCAGGTGAGTTCCTGTGGGACGCTCCACGTCCTTGGGGCGCAACTTTCCTCTAAGTGGGATCACGGCCAGGCGCCGGGGTCTCCCCCGAgggtcctgcccccccccaaacAGAGCCCTGCCGGGTCCAGTGCCCAGCGAGGGACGGTGACAACGTGCTGCGGACCAGGACTGCCATCTGCCGGCACGGCCACCGCGCAGGAAGGACACCGGGGAGGCCCCGACGTGCTCACGCCATCAGCGCTCAACGGCATTTTTACTACAAACAGGTCCGTGGCACCGCGGGGGTCCCAGCTGAGGGGTGCCCCGAGCTGAGGAGGGGCTCAGCAATGGCAAAGCAGCGTCAAGACAACTGTCCCTCTCGAGTCCCAGGGTCCCGTGCTGCCTGCACGCTGCCTGCGCAGCCTCGGTGGGACCAGGGAGGCCCAGCTTGCCCAGGCTGGGCTCAGCGTGGTGGGACCCTGCGTCCAGGCTGGGCACTGCCCCGCGCCGCCTCGCGCTGCTGCTGTTTGCGCCTCTGGATGTCCCTGTAGGCCTGGATGACGCGCGCCCGCTCCTCCTCCACGATGCGTCGACGAGCCATCGACGCCGGCGCTGCCGGGGACACGGGGGACGCCTGGCTCCGGCCTAGGCGAGATGTCAGGAGCAGCTGCTTCTGTCCAGCCTGCAGGCAGAGACGGGACAGGTCAGGGAGGATGAAAAAACAGGACATGGCTCTGAGGCTGAGGCCACTGCTGCCCTTCCAAGCTCCGTTTCCAGCCCAAGGGAGGTGAAACGACCCGGGTCCAGCCCAGACCTGTGCgtatgaggggatcgagtgccccctcagtgaGTCTGCAGAcaacacccagttgggtgggagtgttgatcggctcgagggtagggaggctccacagagagatctggccaggctggagcgatgggctgaggccaactgggggagtttcaacaaggccaaatgccagattctacacttgggccacaacaacccccagcagcgctccaggcctggggaggagtggctggagagctgccagtcagagagggacctgggggggattggtaatgagccagcagtgtgcccaggtggccaagaaggccaatggcatcctggcttgtatcagcactagcgtggccagcagggacagggaagggatctgacccctgggctcggcactggtgaggccacccctcgattcctgggttcagttttgggcccctcaccccaaaaaggccattgaatgactcgagcgtgtccagagaagggcaacggagctggtgcagggtctggagcacaggtctgatggggagcggctgagggaactgggggggtttagtctggagaagaggaggctgaggggagacctcctggccctctgcaactccctgaaaggagggtgcagagaggggggatgagtctcttgaaccaaggaaccagcgccaggacaagagggaatggcctcaagctgtgccagggcagggtcagactggctcttaggaaggatttctttgcagaaggggttgttgggcgttggaatgggctgcccagggcagggggggagtccccatccctggaggggttgaagagtcaggttgacccagcgctgagggatctggtggagttgggaacggtcagtgtgaggttcatggttggactggagaatcttcaagatcttttctaacccagatgattctgggattctacCCAAGGGCACGGCTGAGGGGTGGGAGGCATTGCCCCCCACAACTCACCTGCTCTGCAGGGCCCCGGCCCCTGGGCCGTGAGGTGATGGTGGGTGGCTGCGTAACCACTTCACCGAACGCCACCGTGTCTAGGAGAGAGAAGCAGGCACCAGCGTCAGGCAGGAGCTCCCCCGAGACACCCCATCCCAGCTCACCCCCAAATCTCCAcatgctgctggggcagggggttgcTCCAGCCACCCCCCTGTGCCAGACTCACCTTGGAACAGGCTCTTCTCCAGCATggcctctttcttctcctccttcttcttccgaGCTTTTTCCAGCTTCTTATTCTGAAACCTGAAGAGCTGTGTTATGGGCAGGGCTCATAACAGGAGCAACAAGCAAGTCCCAACCCCATGGGATCCCTCCAATACCTGGagccccccagctctccccccagctccagccctgcaggAGAGTGAAGCAGGTCTGTGGCTCTGGTCCCATAGATTCAGCCCGGCGGCGATGAAGCCCACAGCCCTCCACCTGCACCCCAAGTCGTGGCCGGGTGCCGGATCTACACTGCAGCACCGGCAACGCACCCACCACGTGCCCAGAGCCGGGTGGGAGCACACGCCCGGGTTGAcccagcccggccccgcagccgcgGTGGCTTTGCTCTCACTCTTTCTTCCTCTTGGATTTCTCTGGTGCCTGCTTCTCAGGCTCCCGCTGCAGCTGGTTCTTGGTGAGGAAGAGCAGGCGCTGCACCTCCTGCTCCATGCGGCAGACGTAGGAACGCTCCgattcccccttccccctcttgAACTTGGGCACGGGGATGTCTCCTTGGGCCTTGGGGCCCTGGGACTtgggctgctgcttcttctctaGGAGAGACGGGTGACATTACTGCAGCAGTGACAATCTGGGGGTCCCTCCCGCTGGCAGGGGTGGGCAAGGACATCGCTGGGGGGGAGCAGGATGCCCCAATGCAGGATCTGGCCGTGGGCTCCTCAGCCAGGCCCTGGGCACCCCGGCTCGGGCCAGCTCCGTGTCCCACCTGCCGCGCGCTTCTTCCCGGGGTTGGGGCACTTCATGGCCTCCCGGCTCCTGATGAGCTCCCGCAGGCGGAAGGGGATCTCCTGCTCGTCGGGGTGTTTGGGCTTCATGTTGTCCACCTTCCGCTCCTTCCTGGGAGAGAACGAACGTGGTGTGAGGCCTGGCCTGAGCACCGGGGACCCGGGCACGGCGGCAGCGGGATACCGGAGCCCCTGGGCCTGGAGAGGCACCAGCGGCCCCGGTGGGACACCGGGATCTGTACACAGGGGGATATCGGGATCCAGCTCCCAGAAACGGGGACCCCGCCAGAGCCCACCCGCGCCCCGAGACCCCCGCGTGGGCCCAGGCCCCAAACCGGCAGCCAGCCAGGCCCGATCGCGACCGGGATCCCGCGGGCACTGACCtgccgcggcgcggggcggccggtCCCCGCCCCGGTGCCGGTCGCTGCCCCGATCTCTGTCCCGGTGCCGGTCGCTGTCCCgatccctgtccctgtccctgtccctgtccccggcccggtcccggccccggcccccggcccatGGCTCCGCCGCTCCCCACGTTGCCGCCACTTCCGCCttcccccgccggccccgccccctgtTTCCTATTGGTTCCACGCTGCCGCCACACCCTCATCAGCAGGCCGCGCCGAGCTGCGATTGGCCGGGAGAGCTGCCTCTCGGGTGGAGGCGGGGCCAGCGCGCT is a genomic window containing:
- the CCDC137 gene encoding coiled-coil domain-containing protein 137 — encoded protein: MGRGPGPGPGRGQGQGQGQGSGQRPAPGQRSGQRPAPGRGPAAPRRGRKERKVDNMKPKHPDEQEIPFRLRELIRSREAMKCPNPGKKRAAEKKQQPKSQGPKAQGDIPVPKFKRGKGESERSYVCRMEQEVQRLLFLTKNQLQREPEKQAPEKSKRKKEFQNKKLEKARKKKEEKKEAMLEKSLFQDTVAFGEVVTQPPTITSRPRGRGPAEQAGQKQLLLTSRLGRSQASPVSPAAPASMARRRIVEEERARVIQAYRDIQRRKQQQREAARGSAQPGRRVPPR
- the GPRC5C gene encoding G-protein coupled receptor family C group 5 member C isoform X2 encodes the protein MGAAAVPPVAAGVLLALLPVAGGQSTPPSGCGKDLSSLYYNLCDVSAAWGIVLEAVASLGVVTSFVLTIVLVASLPFVQDPQKKSLVATQVFFLLGTFGLFCLTFDFIVGPDFSTCTSRRFLFGVLFGICFSCLLAHAVALNFLARKNRGPRGWVTLAVALLLALVEVIINAEWLIITVARREGGSPDPCQLADADFVMALIYVMFLLVAAFGTAWPVLCGRYGRWHKHSAFILATTGLSVAIWVAWTAMYLYGNQRAGEKPGWDDPTLAIALVSNACAFLLLYVIPEVTHVTRQGPEQAFEDDIYPTRGVGYETILKEQKSQSMFVENKAFSMDEPSFAKKPVSPYSGYNGQLLTSVYQPTEMALMHKGPSDSPYDVILPRASTSSPAAGSASSTLRAEDAFAAQARHAGAQRDGRSCQVQSPYGRNRW
- the GPRC5C gene encoding G-protein coupled receptor family C group 5 member C isoform X1; this encodes MFSEGAWPGSRCRAELRPSPSLRLLRRRNRLCPWSPAQPGHRGTGAGLCPHRKGHMPGTDCPGTWPQEGTEGNQSLAAHGWSLQGSWHVVASHPTHAVAASLVGCLCRTYKNPRGAQQRLESQESPHRKGAPWTARSAPAPRCRMGAAAVPPVAAGVLLALLPVAGGQSTPPSGCGKDLSSLYYNLCDVSAAWGIVLEAVASLGVVTSFVLTIVLVASLPFVQDPQKKSLVATQVFFLLGTFGLFCLTFDFIVGPDFSTCTSRRFLFGVLFGICFSCLLAHAVALNFLARKNRGPRGWVTLAVALLLALVEVIINAEWLIITVARREGGSPDPCQLADADFVMALIYVMFLLVAAFGTAWPVLCGRYGRWHKHSAFILATTGLSVAIWVAWTAMYLYGNQRAGEKPGWDDPTLAIALVSNACAFLLLYVIPEVTHVTRQGPEQAFEDDIYPTRGVGYETILKEQKSQSMFVENKAFSMDEPSFAKKPVSPYSGYNGQLLTSVYQPTEMALMHKGPSDSPYDVILPRASTSSPAAGSASSTLRAEDAFAAQARHAGAQRDGRSCQVQSPYGRNRW
- the GPR142 gene encoding putative G-protein coupled receptor 142; this encodes MVPVPNGTAAVWAGEAARPELERSPCMVGIFPIVYYSVLLGLGLPVNVLTAVALSRLATRTKKSSYWYLLALTTSDILSQVFIIFVGFILQTAILARAVPSAFIHTVNVLEFTANHASIWVTVLLTVDRYVALCHPLRYRAVSYPRRTRKIIAAIFAVALATGIPFYWWLDVWRDADPPTALDMVLKWVHCVTIYFLPCSIFLATNSIIILKLKRRKRSGGSQPRLSKTTALLLAVTTVFVVLWAPRTIVMICHLYVASVKRDWRVHLALDIANMVAMLNTTLNFFLYCFVSQTFRRAVGEVLRAHLRHGPRPGSTRFPAALKPLELLAGTAL